A stretch of the Arachis stenosperma cultivar V10309 chromosome 6, arast.V10309.gnm1.PFL2, whole genome shotgun sequence genome encodes the following:
- the LOC130934660 gene encoding uncharacterized protein LOC130934660: MADNGVQILSQAELMAQMAELRAEVKRLAELSTQRNKKEEGNSKDSTQGGAELIGVNPPKEKLTLDNPFSEEITNFQMPKHFTLPSSLEPYKGIGDPRAHIKKFQSMMFFNGPNNDPVLCRAFPTYLDGAALLWFSKLSAGSIASFEDLARSFIDYFAAARIYVHGSDYLSTIHQGPQESLKDYMTRFTDATMEIPDLNPAVHLHALKAGLRPGKFKEIIAVTKPKTLDEFRERAAGQMEIEELREADKSERRPRKEDDRPSRSANARDLGKPFKLTPKFDNYTRFNTKREKIIKEILNAKIIKPPTRAGSYQDQRFVDKSKHCAFHQKYGHTTDECVIAKDLLERLARQGLLDKYIEGRKHRESNKEEHHQTSVSKETNKWSNNNPPKGIINCISGGFASGGETSSARKRSYRAMLAIEGTTPPNNKDIQDLEITFNQADICSAAPHTDDPVVISIQTGDLMVRKVLLDPGSSADVLFHSTFLKMNLSEKLIQPSSGELVGFSGERVPIKGYIWLRTTMENNPLSKTLTYNT; the protein is encoded by the coding sequence ATGGCCGACAACGGAGTTCAAATACTTAGTCAGGCCGAACTTATGGCCCAGATGGCAGAACTGCGAGCGGAAGTCAAGAGACTAGCCGAGCTATCCACTCAGCGCAACAAAAAAGAGGAAGGCAACTCCAAAGATTCCACTCAAGGAGGGGCCGAGCTTATAGGTGTCAACCCACCCAAGGAAAAGCTGACCTTGGACAACCCGTTTTCTGAAGAGATTACGAACTTCCAGATGCCAAAGCATTTCACGCTTCCTTCCTCTCTTGAGCCATATAAGGGGATTGGTGACCCCCGAGCTCACATTAAGAAATTTCAATCCATGATGTTTTTTAACGGACCTAATAATGATCCTGTGCTTTGCAGAGCTTTCCCTACCTATCTAGACGGGGCCGCCCTACTTTGGTTCTCAAAATTGTCCGCAGGATCAATCGCTTCCTTCGAAGATCTGGCTAGGTCATTCATCGACTATTTTGCAGCAGCTCGGATCTATGTACATGGATCAGACTATCTAAGCACCATCCACCAGGGCCCGCAGGAAAGTTTAAAAGATTACATGACAAGGTTCACAGATGCCACCATGGAAATACCCGACTTAAATCCTGCCGTCCACCTACATGCCCTTAAAGCCGGACTCAGGCCCGGAAAATTCAAAGAAATAATCGCGGTTACCAAGCCAAAAACACTGGACGAATTCCGAGAAAGGGCAGCCGGACAAATGGAGATCGAAGAACTTCGAGAGGCCGACAAATCCGAAAGGAGACCAAGAAAGGAGGACGACAGGCCCTCCAGATCGGCGAACGCCAGAGACCTCGGCAAACCATTCAAGCTTACTCCGAAATTCGATAACTACACCAGATTCAATacgaagagagagaagataatCAAGGAGATACTGAACGCCAAGATTATAAAGCCACCAACCAGAGCAGGGAGCTATCAAGATCAGCGATTCGTTGACAAAAGCAAGCACTGTGCCTTCCACCAGAAATATGGCCACACCACTGACGAATGCGTGATAGCCAAAGATCTCTTGGAAAGATTAGCACGACAGGGCCTCTTGGACAAATACATCGAGGGCCGAAAACATAGGGAAAGTAACAAAGAAGAACATCATCAAACCTCGGTCAGCAAAGAAACCAACAAATGGTCGAACAACAATCCACCCAAGGGGATAATAAACTGCATATCCGGAGGATTCGCTAGCGGCGGCGAAACAAGCTCGGCACGAAAGCGGAGCTACCGTGCGATGTTAGCAATCGAAGGAACGACACCACCAAACAACAAAGATATTCAGGATTTAGAAATCACTTTTAACCAAGCTGATATATGCTCAGCCGCTCCTCACACAGACGACCCAGTAGTAATTTCTATTCAAACAGGTGACCTTATGGTAAGAAAAGTCCTTTTGGATCCAGGTAGTAGTGCCGATGTTCTTTTCCATTCTACTTTCTTAAAAATGAATCTATCTGAAAAACTAATACAGCCCTCATCCGGAGAATTAGTAGGATTCTCCGGCGAGAGAGTACCAATCAAAGGGTACATATGGCTAAGGACGACGATGGAAAACAACCCATTATCAAAAACCTTAACATACAATACCTAA